From a single Paraburkholderia sp. D15 genomic region:
- a CDS encoding fucose-binding lectin II yields the protein MGNVLKFGDTVALRNGQDNFSGYFLSLIWKGVQNPEKFDKLWTEVAQPGKNFASDYVWKIIPPANSAKKAGDPVANFEEVWITVQDDAGATRYLAINNVDNTYVMASDNSVATNLKTWVISGSTAVGPSNQASGDLKDPLEYGMFVNLLNKSLERTANAHNDANQTDAFKHVLRTASLNSPPDITGWWRIDKTVTDPGTSDNGGGDNGGGGERDGWFNLPPNIRFGVTVLVNSAAEQTVKVFVDDPANPSATFKGAGVDDKNLQTQIINSGKGKVHVVVEANGKQSKLGSRQVDIFKKTYFGLVGSEDGGDDDYNDALVILNWPLG from the coding sequence TTGGGTAACGTTCTCAAATTCGGCGATACGGTTGCGCTTCGTAATGGGCAAGATAATTTCTCCGGCTACTTTCTTTCGCTTATCTGGAAAGGCGTCCAGAATCCCGAGAAATTCGACAAGCTCTGGACCGAGGTCGCGCAGCCCGGCAAAAACTTTGCCTCGGACTATGTCTGGAAAATCATTCCTCCCGCAAACTCGGCGAAGAAAGCCGGCGATCCCGTCGCTAACTTCGAAGAGGTCTGGATCACCGTGCAGGATGACGCAGGCGCCACGCGCTATCTCGCCATCAATAACGTCGACAACACCTACGTCATGGCCAGCGATAATTCCGTGGCCACCAATCTGAAAACCTGGGTCATCTCCGGCTCGACAGCCGTCGGCCCCAGCAATCAGGCATCCGGCGATCTTAAAGATCCCCTCGAATATGGGATGTTCGTCAACCTGCTCAACAAGTCCCTCGAACGCACCGCCAACGCCCATAACGACGCCAATCAAACCGATGCGTTCAAGCACGTCCTGCGCACCGCATCCCTCAACTCGCCGCCCGATATCACCGGCTGGTGGCGCATCGATAAAACCGTCACCGATCCCGGCACCAGCGATAACGGCGGTGGCGACAACGGCGGCGGCGGCGAACGCGACGGCTGGTTCAATCTGCCACCCAACATCCGCTTCGGCGTCACCGTGCTCGTCAACTCGGCCGCGGAACAAACTGTCAAGGTGTTCGTCGACGATCCCGCCAACCCAAGCGCAACCTTCAAGGGCGCCGGCGTCGACGACAAAAACCTCCAGACCCAAATCATCAACTCGGGCAAAGGCAAGGTCCACGTCGTCGTCGAAGCCAACGGCAAACAGTCCAAACTCGGCTCGCGTCAGGTCGATATCTTCAAGAAAACCTACTTCGGCCTAGTCGGCTCCGAAGACGGCGGCGATGACGACTACAACGACGCCCTGGTGAT